A genomic stretch from Bacillus sp. E(2018) includes:
- a CDS encoding acetyl-CoA carboxylase biotin carboxyl carrier protein subunit, with protein MKEITASMAGTVWQVLVSEGDEVAAGQTVIILESMKMEIPVDAVDAGTVETIKFASGDFVNEGDVLVTLK; from the coding sequence ATGAAAGAAATTACAGCATCTATGGCAGGCACAGTTTGGCAAGTATTGGTGAGTGAAGGAGATGAGGTAGCAGCAGGACAAACGGTTATTATCTTAGAATCTATGAAAATGGAAATACCCGTTGACGCTGTTGATGCAGGGACTGTAGAAACTATAAAGTTTGCATCTGGGGATTTTGTGAATGAGGGCGACGTACTCGTTACACTTAAATAA